The genomic stretch AAATTGTACCGAATAAATATCCAAATCAGGACCAAACATTAAACCACTAAAGATAAAGCCGAAACTAGCAAGTAAAGTTAAATCTAACTGTCTTGTGATGATCAAAAAAAGGGCTATAATTACTGGTAAACAATACCATGTTATTCGATCGTGAGTTTTTCCCGAAGGCATCTTGCATTTTTTTTTGTTAGTTGCTATAATGGAAAATGTGATTAAGGGCGATTAGCTCAGCGGTAGAGCGCCTGCCTTACAAGCAGGACGTCACTGGTTCAAATCCAGTATCGCCCATTTATTTATAAATTGTCCACTTTAACATTTTAGTTAAGTTATTAAGGTTTTTCGTTTACGGTAAATATATTTTACCCTGGATTTGCTCTATAGCAGTTTTAATATGGATAAATCATAATGTGCAAACCAACCAAGAAATCAAGGGGTGGTTAGGTTTATCACAGTATCAAGTGAGAAAGAGAAGAAGTCTGATGAGATATTTTAAGGTTTTCCGTATTTGTTATACATTATGAAAATGTCCTGTAGTGATTGAAGATTGACTCTATTGCTACACAGAATTGAAAAAACATTTAAAACTGTTAATGATAGAAATATTTAGACAGAAAATACTGGGATGCTAGGATTCGAACCTAGGAATGGCGAGACCAAAACCCGCTGCCTTACCGCTTGGCGACATCCCATTGATTTGACACATTTATTAATATAGCAAAGGATTAATTCATTTGTCAAGGGTTAATTTAATCTTTTTTAAGAATTAGGAAATATAATCGATCGATCACGGATCAATAATCTATATTATTTAGAAATAATTTTATTAAGTGTAATAGAACAAAAATGACAGGTATATTGGTTAAGGATGTCTTGAAAAGGACGATAAATGATTTTAAACAAGGAAAGTATCACAACGTAGAAAAAACTTGTCTTTTTGTACTAAAACAAAAACCCAATATTATAGAATTTCAAAATTTACTAGATGAAACTCGTCAGAGACTTTGTCAATTAACATATCGAGAAAATCCAAATCAGTTTTCCGCTTTAATTACTATTAATATTCAAAAGAATCAACCTATACCTATTTATTTTGACGAAATACCTCAATTTAATATCTGTCTTTTTGATTTTACTGGAGAAAACTATACTCCAAAATTTTCTCATCCCATTAGTTATTATTATTCTGAAAAAACAGAAGGAAAAGGACATATTCTGCAAATACTTTCAGAAAAACTACCTGATAATTTTGCTTATTATGGTTTTCTTGATCACGATATATTTCTGTGTGTAAGTGATATAAATAAAATGTTATTTATTGCAGATATTTTTAATTTGGATTTGTTTCAACCCAGTTTATCTCTTGATAGTTATTTTAGTTTTTCTCATTTACTTCATCAGCCGGGTTATATAATTAAAGAATCAAATTTTGTTGAAACAATGATGCCTTTTTTTTCTAATTATGGTTATTTAAAAAGTAAAGAATTTTTTTATGAAAGTATTAGTGGTTGGGGTATAGATTATATTTTTTCTCATAAGTTATTTGAAGAAAAACGAAAAATAGCGATCGTGCATGATGTGATTGCCGCCCATAAAAAACCAGTATCATCCACTTATTGGATATTGTCTAATGGCATAACTCCTTATGAAGAATTAGATAATATCAAAAATAAATATAATCTTAATAATCTCACAATATTTTAAACTCCGATCTTGCACTTCTATCATAAATTCTTGGTAAAGAGAGGGAAAAGTGATAAAAATTGATTTTAAAACTGATTTAATATACTTTGTTTATTAAGTGTTTTTGTTGTCATGCAAGATCTTCGTTAAAGGTAGAATAGTAGTATTAATTGATAATAGCTTGTTTGAGATCATGACACAAGTTTGCCATTTCTTGTAAGCCTATTTCTGGATCGGGGTTAGCTAATTTTTTCACGAATGCACTACCTACAATGACACCATCTGCCCCCCATTGTTTTATTTGCAGGGCTTGGGATGGTTCAGATATACCAAAACCTACTCCGATCGGTTTATCCGTAACGGTTTTAAGTTTGCTAATTAAATCTTCTACTCGACTTTCTATTTGCGATCGCATTCCTGTTACTCCAGTAACACTGACAAGATAAATAAAACCTTGAGACTTTAAGGCAATTTGTTCAATTCTTTCTATGGGAGAAGTAGGTGCAACTAATAAAGTTACCTCGATACCATAATTTTGAGCAATTTCTAAAAAACTTTCTGCTTCCTCTAGGGGTAAATCTGGCACGACTAAACCTTTAACTCCAACATCAGCAATAGTAGAGATAAATTTTTCTACTCCTCGATGGAAAATGGGATTGTAGTAAGTAAATAAAATAATGGGGATGTCAACTTTGACATTTTTGATGATGTTGAGGACATCATTTAAGCAAACTCCTTTTTTTAATGCACGGGTAGCGGCGGCTTGAATTACAGGGCCATCAGCTAAAGGATCAGAATAGGGTACACCTAATTCAATCATATCAGCTCCTCGATCGGCTAATATTTTGATCGCTTTTGCAGTGGTTTCCAAATTTGGATCTCCTGCTGTAATAAAAGGAATTAAGGCACATTGAGAGTTTTGCTTAAGTTGCTTAAAACGTTGAGAAACTGAAATCATTATAGTGAATAATTGATAGTGAATAGTTGGATAATAGAAATTCTTCTTGTAAGTCGATGCACAGAGACTTTGACTATTAGCTGTAAAATTTATTTACTAGGGATATTGTATAGATTGATCTCGATCGAATTGATGATTTTAGGTTATAAGTGATTGAAAAAACAACCTAAAGAAACAAATAATTAATGATAATTTATTGTCTTTTAAATTGTGGTCAATGGATGTTAGATGAGCTCAATTATTTATACTCCAGAATTTTCTGATTCAGAATTTTCCATGAGTTTTGCAATTTCTTCAGGAGACATTTTTTCTAATTGTTTGGCGAAAAAAGCATCATCATAATCTTTAACTTGTTTGTGGTAAGTCATATTGTTAGTGAAAACTCTGAATAAATAGGTTAATACCCAACCAATTAAGCCTAAAACTAATAAGACTTGACTCCAAATACCGGCTTTAGTGGCATCTAATCCGATCGATTGAAAGATAAAATAAATTAAACCGCCCATGAAAAACACTCCCAAGGCGATTAAAATAGCATCAATTCTTCTCATGTGATTATTTTTATAAATAATTTTCTTATCTACTTATAAACCTGTCTTCTTGTCTTATGAAATCTTTTTG from Geminocystis sp. NIES-3709 encodes the following:
- the trpA gene encoding tryptophan synthase subunit alpha; this encodes MISVSQRFKQLKQNSQCALIPFITAGDPNLETTAKAIKILADRGADMIELGVPYSDPLADGPVIQAAATRALKKGVCLNDVLNIIKNVKVDIPIILFTYYNPIFHRGVEKFISTIADVGVKGLVVPDLPLEEAESFLEIAQNYGIEVTLLVAPTSPIERIEQIALKSQGFIYLVSVTGVTGMRSQIESRVEDLISKLKTVTDKPIGVGFGISEPSQALQIKQWGADGVIVGSAFVKKLANPDPEIGLQEMANLCHDLKQAIIN
- a CDS encoding DUF3007 family protein — protein: MRRIDAILIALGVFFMGGLIYFIFQSIGLDATKAGIWSQVLLVLGLIGWVLTYLFRVFTNNMTYHKQVKDYDDAFFAKQLEKMSPEEIAKLMENSESENSGV